A genomic segment from Spinacia oleracea cultivar Varoflay chromosome 3, BTI_SOV_V1, whole genome shotgun sequence encodes:
- the LOC110793985 gene encoding U-box domain-containing protein 30 gives MAEVVGGGGQVLDLETAVKDGILGGGGGENGVGFSPLSEKLDLKKIIGELDAIEVPSVFICPISLEAMQDPVTLCTGQTYERCNIMKWLSLGHLSCPTTMQELWDDSITPNKTLQHLIHSWFSQKYLAMKKRSEDVQGRVLESLENLKKLKGQARVQALKGLRSVVGNHFSAKKTMVDNGGVAFLISLLGPFTSHAVGSEVVGILVNLSLNLESKSNLTQPARISLMVDMLNEGSIETKVNCTKLIQGLMETKDFDPDLVSSLSLLVGLLKLVKDKRNSSGIQPGLSLLKMISSHECVRSSIVSIGSIPQLIDLLPSLKAECLELALSILDNLASVEEGRLALKNCPNTIVNLVKLLMRISENCTQLSLSILWAVCKLSPEECAPIAVEAGLAAKLLLVIQSGCNPTLKQQSAELLKLCSLNYTATIFISKCKLTRTLQ, from the coding sequence ATGGCGGAGGTGGTGGGTGGTGGAGGACAGGTTTTAGATCTAGAGACTGCGGTGAAGGATGGAATCTTAGGCGGGGGCGGCGGAGAAAATGGGGTTGGGTTTTCGCCATTGTCAGAAAAGCTGGATCTAAAGAAAATAATAGGAGAGTTGGATGCAATAGAAGTGCCAAGCGTTTTCATTTGTCCAATTTCATTAGAGGCAATGCAAGATCCAGTGACCCTTTGTACAGGCCAAACTTATGAGAGGTGTAACATAATGAAATGGCTGTCTTTAGGCCATTTAAGTTGCCCCACTACAATGCAGGAGCTTTGGGATGATTCAATCACCCCTAATAAAACCCTTCAACATTTGATTCATAGTTGGTTTTCGCAAAAGTATTTAGCAATGAAGAAGAGGTCTGAGGATGTTCAAGGGCGTGTTTTGGAGAGTTTGGAGAATTTGAAGAAATTAAAGGGCCAAGCTAGGGTTCAAGCTCTGAAAGGACTTAGAAGTGTTGTGGGGAATCATTTTTCGGCCAAGAAAACAATGGTGGATAATGGTGGAGTTGCATTCTTGATCTCTTTACTTGGTCCTTTCACTTCTCATGCCGTTGGGTCGGAAGTAGTTGGGATTCTTGTGAATTTGAGTCTCAATTTGGAATCGAAGTCGAACTTGACTCAGCCAGCGAGGATCTCTTTGATGGTTGATATGTTGAATGAGGGTTCTATTGAGACCAAAGTCAATTGCACAAAATTGATCCAGGGTTTGATGGAGACTAAGGATTTCGACCCTGATTTGGTATCGAGTTTGAGTCTCTTAGTGGGGTTGTTGAAATTAGTCAAGGATAAGCGTAACTCGAGTGGCATTCAACCTGGGCTTTCATTGCTCAAGATGATTAGTTCACATGAGTGTGTTAGGAGTTCGATTGTAAGCATTGGGTCTATCCCTCAATTGATTGATCTTTTACCAAGTTTAAAAGCGGAGTGTTTGGAATTAGCACTCTCGATACTAGACAATTTGGCTAGTGTGGAAGAGGGGAGATTGGCCTTAAAAAATTGTCCTAACACAATAGTTAATTTGGTGAAGCTATTGATGAGAATTTCAGAGAATTGCACTCAATTGTCATTGTCCATCTTGTGGGCAGTTTGCAAGTTATCCCCGGAAGAGTGTGCACCTATTGCAGTTGAAGCTGGCTTAGCAGCCAAACTTCTGCTAGTAATCCAGAGTGGTTGCAACCCAACATTGAAGCAACAATCAGCTGAGTTGTTGAAATTATGTAGTTTGAATTATACTGCTACAATTTTCATTTCCAAGTGTAAGCTTACAAGAACATTGCAATGA
- the LOC110793984 gene encoding lecithin-cholesterol acyltransferase-like 1, with the protein MKRLLSIFSLRNLYYYAILSTIMLHMVCLANSRLHPIILVPGSGGNQLEARLTSEYKASSLICKTYPGPLHKDKDGWYRIWFDPSVLLVPYTKCFAERMTLYYDPVTDDYYNAPGVQTRVPHFGSTHSLLYLDPTLKLISGYMAPLVESLEEIGYIDSKTLFGAPYDFRYGLAPEGHSCHIGSKYLQQLKDLIENASVVNGGKPVIIISHSLGGLYVHQLLLRTTTSWRMKFIKHFIALSTPWGGTVQEMLTFASGYTLGVPLVKPLLVREEQRSSESNLWLMPSPTLFGHVKPLVITPNANYTAKDIPRFLTDIGFSEGVHPYKTRVLPMVEKLTAPEVPVTCIIGSGIHTPETLFYDAKGFDKQPSIIWGDGDGTVNLLSLLAVQSQWINQPLRIINVKGLSHTSVLSDQRSLYQVLKLVSDINTDNLELNTSFLEEIS; encoded by the exons ATGAAGAGATTACTATCAATCTTCAGCTTAAGAAATCTGTACTATTATGCCATTTTGAGCACTATAATGTTACATATGGTATGCTTAGCAAATAGCAGGCTTCACCCAATAATACTAGTCCCTGGGAGTGGTGGAAACCAATTAGAGGCACGGCTTACGTCAGAATACAAGGCATCAAGCCTAATTTGCAAGACATATCCAGGGCCACTGCACAAGGATAAAGATGGTTGGTATCGGATATGGTTCGACCCGAGTGTTCTTCTAGTTCCTTATACAAAATGCTTTGCTGAGAGGATGACGTTATATTATGACCCGGTTACTGATGATTACTACAATGCTCCTGGGGTTCAGACTAGAGTTCCTCACTTTGGATCTACTCACTCCCTTTTATACCTTGATCCCACCCTCAA GTTAATCTCGGGATATATGGCACCTCTTGTAGAATCATTGGAAGAAATTGGTTACATTGATAGCAAAACCCTTTTTGGAGCTCCATATGATTTTCGTTATGGCTTAGCCCCAGAAGGGCATTCGTGCCATATCGGATCTAAGTACCTCCAACAACTGAAAGATCTCATTGAAAATGCAAGTGTGGTAAATGGAGGTAAACCTGTAATTATAATATCCCACAGCTTAGGAGGTCTATATGTCCACCAATTACTGTTACGTACCACCACATCTTGGCGAATGAAATTCATCAAGCACTTTATTGCACTTTCAACGCCGTGGGGTGGAACTGTCCAAGAAATGCTCACCTTTGCGTCAGGGTACACCTTAGGAGTCCCCTTAGTCAAGCCATTGTTAGTAAGGGAGGAACAAAGAAGCTCTGAAAGCAATCTATGGCTCATGCCAAGCCCTACATTATTTGGTCATGTCAAGCCCCTTGTGATCACCCCAAATGCTAATTACACTGCAAAAGATATTCCTAGGTTTCTTACTGATATTGGATTTTCGGAAGGTGTACATCCTTATAAAACTCGAGTCCTACCCATGGTGGAGAAATTAACGGCCCCTGAGGTGCCGGTTACTTGTATAATTGGAAGCGGGATTCATACACCGGAAACATTGTTCTATGATGCAAAGGGTTTTGATAAGCAGCCTTCCATTATATGGGGTGATGGGGATGGAACAGTGAATTTATTGAGCTTGCTAGCAGTTCAATCTCAGTGGATAAATCAACCACTTAGAATCATTAATGTCAAAGGCCTTTCACATACATCTGTGTTAAGTGATCAGAGATCACTTTATCAGGTTTTAAAGCTAGTTTCTGATATAAACACTGATAATTTGGAGTTAAATACTTCATTTCTGGAGGAAATATCATGA